TCGGAAGCCGTGTCCAGCAGGCTGAATTCCTTAATCTCCACCCCCGGCGGCTTGGATTCTCCGAAACCGAATGCTAGCTGAGAAAAGGCTAAACCTCCGGTTAAGACAAGACCAAGCACCTTCATACGAACGTTTACATGACGCTTAAACATCTCTTGAGTTCCTCCTTGGTAACGGTGTTTAAAGCTCTTCCGGCAGAACCGGCCGAATGCGGACCGAGTCTCCTTATGATCTGCGGCTATTTACAGATACGCCCATTATAGACGGGTTAATATGACATCTATTGACATAAATGAGTTCATTATCGACATAGCACAATTTATTGGTCGACGTTAGGCTCACGAAGGCAAAAAAAGCGCTAGTTTAACGTGTAAAAGTTAAACCGGCGCTTTTTATTTTACGAACGGTGGATTTGTTGGTGGCGCTCCGCCTATAACGGATGACAAAGGAAACATCCCGCATTCGCTCACGGGCGGATGCGGGATGTCAGGGAAGGCGCGCTACTCGCCGGTCGGCTGCGGTTCCAAGCCGCCGCGCCGGTACTGGAGGGGCGATACGCCCGTCGCTTTTTTGAAGGCGGTGCTGAAATAATGCTGCGTATCGTAGCCGACGCGTTCGGCGATTTCGTGGATCGGCAGATCGCTTGCGTTGAGCAGCTGAATCGCCTTTTTGATCCGTGTTTCGGTCAGCAGCGCCACAAAGGTCGAGCCGAGCTCCTGCTTCAGCACGCGGCTCAAATAGACGGGCGACACCTGCAGCATCTGCGCCGTCCGCTCCAGAGAAAGCTCCTTATCGCCGTATTGCTCCAGAATGATCTGTTTCGCCCTCCGCGCGATCGGAGAGATGACCGCCTGCTTGTACAGCTCGGACTTCGCCTGCCGGTAAGCTTCGGGAACGCCGGTTAACCCGCCCCGGACGGGCTCAAAATGCTGCGTCGTATGAATTTTCAAATACCGCTTGATCGATTGGTCAATCTGGGAAAATACTTCCGCAGGCACGTCTCCCCAAATCAGGAATACCAGCAAATCGACCGAATCGCGAAACGTAACATGGCGCCAGGGCAGCAAATATTCGGTGGCGATATTTTCCACCGCAAACAAAAAAAGCTGCCGATCTTTCTCCGGCATCATCCGCGACGACATTCCCGGCTCGGCCCAGCGGATCATGCCGAGGGTGTGCGGACTTTCGGCGGGCAGCTGCAGGAACTGCAGCTGTTCCGCAATTTCTTCCGATGCCAACTGGTCTTCCACCCATTCCAGGCAAAATCTTTCGCGAAGCAGCGGAAAGTTCCGCGTAATTTGCCTTGATGCCAGCTGCAGATGCTGCTCCTGAGCGTATTCGTCCTCCAGCTCCTTTCCGACCTTCTCCAGCACTTTGCGAAGCTGCTCGGGTTCGGCCGGCTTCAGGATGTATTCGGCGACATGGAGACGAATCGCCTCCTGGGCATAAGTAAATTCGTCATGGCCTGTAACGATGATCACCTTGCACTCGGGACGCCGGTTCCGCATCTCCTTGATGAAGGTGATTCCGTCCATAATCGGCATATTGAGGTCGGCAAGCACGAGGTGCACCTCGTGCTTCAGCGCCAGCTCGAGCGCTTCCTCGCCGTC
The window above is part of the Paenibacillus hamazuiensis genome. Proteins encoded here:
- a CDS encoding response regulator; this translates as MKPLWKVLITDDEPIIREGIRESVDWEALGMQVAAEAEDGEEALELALKHEVHLVLADLNMPIMDGITFIKEMRNRRPECKVIIVTGHDEFTYAQEAIRLHVAEYILKPAEPEQLRKVLEKVGKELEDEYAQEQHLQLASRQITRNFPLLRERFCLEWVEDQLASEEIAEQLQFLQLPAESPHTLGMIRWAEPGMSSRMMPEKDRQLFLFAVENIATEYLLPWRHVTFRDSVDLLVFLIWGDVPAEVFSQIDQSIKRYLKIHTTQHFEPVRGGLTGVPEAYRQAKSELYKQAVISPIARRAKQIILEQYGDKELSLERTAQMLQVSPVYLSRVLKQELGSTFVALLTETRIKKAIQLLNASDLPIHEIAERVGYDTQHYFSTAFKKATGVSPLQYRRGGLEPQPTGE